The DNA sequence GATaggatcagtttttttttttttgccgtaaaTATGCTAATTACTTTTCCTGTGCATCACCAACTCTTAAGCTCtcttgactttaaagtgaaaaaactTGGCAGCTTTGCTTTTACTTACTGGCACTTTCATAATGCATTTTGACAGAATTGCCAGTAAGAGAGATGTTATGTATCACGCACCTACCCTCACTGGCATAATTATTATTGATTAAAACAACCTCTTAtggtccaaaaagtaaataaCAGATGAAACAACACTGAATGATAAGCTACAAATGTGAACTATAACTCACGGGCGCTGACGTTCTACACTTCCGTGTTTAGATCCACCCGCGCAAATATTTCTCGTCAGCGATTGGTCGAATTCTGATCTGCGAGATTCTTCACGCTCATTGGTGGAAGAAGGTTGCAGTCACTAACGTTAGTCGTCATCGAcatgatgtacaaaaaaaacgaaTACGAATGGAGACAATACGATATATGATTCACTTAAAACTACCTTGAATAAAACGGAGGACATTTGGATGAATTTAACTCATCTGCGGTTTGATTGTCACTGCAGAGTTGTGATTGGGATTCTCAATGTGAAACCACAGTTGTTAACACTTAAAAGCtaattatttgttcaaattGTAAAACATTATGGATTAATATTAGTAGTAATCCAAATGCATTTTAAACAACAATTTGGTCAGCAAGAAAACGGagttgtcagaagtgggattcgaacccacgcctacAGAGTAGACTACGACCTGAACGTagcgccttagaccgctcggccatcctgacatgtGGTCTTTTTTGCTACATATTTAGAAATATTAACAGTTTTTTATTATCCAGCATGCAAATCCCCTTTGGACAGATTTGTACTGCTTGCATCCTGATATGTGGGCCGCCATGTATTACAGTGATTCCATGTAAGCGCATTTCTATACTACAGCTGTGGGAGTGGACAAGACAGGCCCTATTGACCACTTGTCTACTCGGAGCGTACAAATCAAAGGCGCTCCAGCCTCATATTGACCACGCTGTCTACACGAAGGAAGATTCACGACCACCCTTGCCACACCTCTTTGGCAGCTCTTTTGGTGTGCGTATACTATATACCACTGGTTCGCAAACTTGTTATGCCAAGCGCCACCTGAGAACAAGTgtttatttagttaattttaaaaaaaaaaatgtatttaaggaGGCTCGCATAAGCATAATATATAACACAGTCAAAGCAAATCAAATATGTGCAAATAAAATTCACTTTATAGTTCACAGGGGGAAAATAGCAATTCTAGTACTgtcaaaatatttacaaaaaatgtgaAGTCGTTCCATCCATTTTGGCTCGTGTTGACCCTCCATGTTCTTTCAGAGTAAGGATGTGACTACCCTCTTGTGGACACAATGTTAACTACACTATCACAATGACGTTAAAATACTGTTTACTTATTTCTTTATTAatctgcatttatttttatgttcctaatattttgattcttattttatttaataagagTGTCGTTTATGCACTTTTAAGCAACgttaaacaacaacattttaatattattcgtaagtcacaaaatgaatgaaatctaaagtaatatttatttttttcaaatctaaaaAGGAAGCTAATTACTGACGTAAATTAATTGCAGCGGATGCAGGTTAGAAATCTAATTTACCAAGTAACAGCTGATGTCATCACCTTGGTGAGGAATAGGCTACTTGAGTCATGTTTATTTTACGGGGACTTTTTTCCATGTTTAGACTCTTTAtaatataaaattcatttttacagCATTTTATTGTGGGTCGTTACGGTAATATTTTAGAGAgctaaaattcttttttttttttaagtggaactTGATTTGATGTCAATCGTTAAGTAAACTTGCCCcgaggtggggaggggggggggttaccaTGGGTGACAAACATGACAGCACGTGTGTATgtgcgggggggtggggggctctCAGACATGCATCGAGTAGCAGCATCGAGTAGCAGCAAGGACGAGGAAGCGAGACGTCAACTGAGAATCTCCTCCGCCAACTAAGCAGTAAGCTTCCATCCTCAGCTCACCACCACCATCTTCGTCATCCTCCATCCCGATCAACGAGCCTGTCGCCGGACACGTTTAGCCACAATTCACCGCCCTTCATTTCACGTCGTCACTtcatttgcttcttcttttttcctcgGCCGGCCTGCACAACACACTTTTATCAACACGTTCATGAAATTTGACGTGTGAATGCATTTGTATTTGCGTGGACTGCATTCAATGAATTAGCGCCTGAGCGTGTGCATGTGCAAATTTCGAATTtgagggtgggtgggggggacaGGGGGTATTTAACCATGTTGTGGTTGGTGGTTTTGtacaactgcactgcatcatactgagcGCTGTTCCTAATATTGTGACTCGCTCATGTGGCCATCTATACCAATATAAAGATatcatgtacatatatatgtttgAAAGCAGGTTTTAAATAACAGTTTATTAATTAAGGAATCAttttagttatatatatattttttttttaagcaaaacgttttttttcagttttttaacaTTCACGTCAAAGGAATAAGTCGATTTGTTTTGGAAGTACATTTGAGCAATTTTgatatctttttttccttcaaaataaagcacGTTTGTTTAGCTTTAAGGCAGGGAGCTTTCATGCAGACTAAGAAACAATTTGAATTCTTTAATGCATTTACCGGTGCTTATCTTTAAAGTTGGAGTAGGGAACCATCTACtccattaaataaattatttaggTAAACCCCTTTTATctacactattaaaaaaaaacactattaaagACAGTGTATGTAAGAATTGTCAGGTTTCTTTTATACTCCAGTGCTGGCAGGCGTTGAGTTTATTTTGCTCTTTGCAGAAGACAAAGAATATGCCTGCGAGTACCGTTATACTATCTGTCGTGATGCTGCAACTTGTCAAGtgtccctaatgaagtgtcctgcTGTGAGTGAGGACAGAATGCAACGTACCGAATAAACTCACCATCACTGTCATCACGCTGGGATCTCGTTGTTACAGAAGAATGGAGCGCAGCTTGTAACAGCATGACGGGAAGCCCTCCAGCTGCATTTGACGCAGGCCTCGTCGTATGAGGACACCCCGTCCTCACAGCTGGCGGCTGTGCCGTAAGTACCTCCAAATCGCAACAATTAGCTGCCGCAGGCCATGGACACGTTTGTAGATTTTTCAAAAGACATCTATTGGCTTTGTAGCAGCGGTAAGGAATAGTAGTTGTTGGGATTGTTTTGGCTTGCGAGTGACAAAGTGATCCTGGGACTAAGCACTAAGATGTGTCAAAGGTTAGAGGTCAGCGGGCGAGGAAACGGTGGTGAAGAAGCGCGGGTGCGAGCGCCATGGGCTGCGGCGGGAGCAGGACGGACGCTCTGGAGCCTCGCTACCTGGAGAGTTGGACCAAAGAGACCGAGTCCACGTGGCTGACCGGCACCGACACCGACATCCCCCTCTCGTCCATCCACAGCATCCCGTCCGACGGCTCCGAGGCCTGCTTCGCTTCAGAGAAAAACCACAGTCCCGGTGAGGAGACTGTGAGCACGACTAAATGCGCTGAATCATCCAAAGGACACCATGCGAGTTAGTTCGGGAAAATATTCCAGTCAGATAAACAGAGgaatttgttgaaaatgtgatttttttttttttttttttacaaagacatgcctgttttttccctcaaaattgCATTGCAATGAGCATTGgattcattattcataaacctgttgaaaacactggcaaaaggagctctttttcaacatggccctggttgagctcttctactctgctgccacctgctggccattttttgtaataactaccattgcttcaagcgtccTCTTCaaatcagaggctgcatcaaagccttctgtatgctctagcattaaaaaaaaaaaaacacacacacacaaaaaagtatgcataaatacgtttttgggaccatggcaatatttaaaatagaacgtttttacaggtttttgggagcaaacgagttaGGCTCTTTCTTTGTGCACTGTGAAAGGGATTTATTTCTGCTGTGCTTTGAGgcctgaaggagatgaatggaCACGTCGGGCACAATAGGCCACATGAAATGAGCCCACTTGGCTCTCATGGCAACAAACACAAACCTCATGTTGATGCAACACAGCCTTACGTAACCGAGGCTGACGCATTCATCATAGATTCATCACGAGGCTGCCCGTTGTGTTCCAGTTCCCGATTTCTTCGAGGACGGGATCCCGCCGCCCGCTCAAGCGTACCTCAAAGCGTGCTCGACGGCGTCGGAAGCGAGCCTGAGCGACGTGAAgccaggcggcggcggcggcagcggcggcggcccTCACGACACGCTGGCGTCTCCGGCGCAGGAGGGGGCGCCACTGTCCTCGGCCACCACCGTGCAGCGCACAAGTGTCTTACACACTGAAGAGATTGTGAGTGACATCAACTACCACACAAGCATGTAGTAACATTTGAAGTACAGTTAGGAATGATGGATgtgcttttaaacatttatcCAACTTTAAAGTGAAGGAATTGTCACGGCGTTTTTAAACATGCTGTAACTTTAAAGCagtgtcaggaaaaaaaaaaacggctttaAAGCATGAGACAGGATCAACTGCTATTTAGTAAGGAATTATTGGAGAGTTTTCGAACATGCTTATTTAGTTTAAAAGTAgagtcaggggaaaaaaaaattttggactGGTCTTGAACACGTTTGGTTTTAAAGGAGGGATGAGGAatattgatattatttttatttttcataagcCAGTGATAAGAActtattattttaaagcatGAGGACCAACCAAATATTTCTAAACatgttaaagattttaaaaaggGAGTAAgctattatttgatttttttttaacatgtacagtatttcgcTTTGAAgcttttgtaaaaataataataataaataatcggcaaattttgtttttaactctttgactgccagacgttttcagaaaagggatgccgtgggtgccagccgattttaactctttgactgccaaaaacgttaaataacgtttagtaaaaccctatggaggagtgccaaagacgttaaaatacgtttttttttcaaaacagaggtgaaactaaccattttctattgttgattactgaaaaacggaataaggtagaaacaaactttttttttctgatgaaagatgagagtccaatctttttttggtagtatgtgtgtttccatagtccaaacacatacttttctatggaccttgaaagatcagtcaaaatgcttaaatcggctggcacccacggcatcccttttctgaaaacgtctggcagtcaaagagtaatcaacaatagaaaatggttagtttcacctgttttggaaaaaaaacgtcttttaacgtctttggcactcctccataggattttacgaaacgttatttaaacgtttttggcagtcaaagagttaaacatgattttgaaaatgtttttagctTTCAAGTAGAAGTTacgggggaatttttttttaaaaatacatttattcagCTTTGAAGCATGAGTAATGAATAATTGGGAGATTTGAACTGTGTTGTGTCGTCCGCGACAGACAAAATGGCAGGACAACCGCATGTCCACCAAGCAGGTGACCATCACGGTGACGCAGAGCATCCACCAGGTGGACAAGAACGGCAAGGTCAGGAAGTCGCTGACCACCTACGAGGTGATGAAGCCCGCCGAGGCCGTCAAACAGGTGGCGGCGCTCAACACATGAGCTTGCCTGGCGTTAAATCGTGTAGCTTTTCACAGTAGGTCATCGCTGTGCTTTGCTGTCTTTTTGCACATGCTTAAATGTATTACTTGGGTCAGAGAAGATGTCAAAGGGAAATGGGAAGTCAAGCCCGCCTTGTGTTTTAAAACACAACTGATCATAAAGtacaaaagcaaagcaaatcTTTTAGGAGTCGGTGaattaaaatttggttaaaaaaaacacacattttaggcatgttttttttttttttttttttttaaatataaaatccgAATGCTTTTCATTCCACTGaccataaaaacaaatcaaatttacagatttgtattttttgggtggTGAAATATGTTGAATGATAACTCATCACAAAACTTATACACACATGCTTTAAATTGGACCGAAAGTGCTGAAATGAACAACAAGTTACAGTATCTCCTCCTTGCTCTATTTCTTTTTAACTGAAATTTGCAATTGAATCAAAAGCATatctcaatttttattttattttttgtattgtaatgaggataagcagaaCAGAAAATGATTGAATGGATGATATGGTATTTGGCCACGCCCCCAAAAATGGAGACATgtttttcattggacagcactttatatttaaacactTTATATGTCACTTGCAAGATCAAAATTCAAACAGCAGAAATGTACTGAGTATTTTATTAACTTCAGTGACTTTCCCATTTCTTAATAattgatcacaaaaaaatataaatttagtttttttttccctgtatttCAGTTTCTTCGCTGACTGGCTGGGAGAAATGTCAAAGTGAGGCATCTATTTTGGCTCAAGTTAACCAAACCTTGTTCCTCACATGCTAAAGGGCTAGCATAGCCAAACCATAGTGTGCGTATGGTGTTTTTTGGATCGCTGTGTAGGGCGCgtgaaaaatgtacattttcaggGTTAGTTTTGAGAAACGGCAGACTTTTCACATTGACACAAAGCTTGTGTGCATGGAAAGACGACTTTAATAACGTGGCACAGTCAATCAAGcatctttttgggggggcaagGGCCTAAACTCACAAATAAATACTTTGGTAGTGATGCTAAAGGGCAAATACGTCGTTTCCACTGTGGCTCAGGAAGGTGAAATTGAAGATTGCACTTTTTACAGTGACGCTTAGTCCGggggtttgttttttgtgttatttgtaCTAATATGTGTCTTGAGTACTGTCTggatttgtgtgttttctattGACAATAAAATACGGTCTCAGTAACTCAATTCATTTTCCGCAACAGCAGATCTCAGGTCAGCTCTGAGCAGAGAGCGTGTGGATGTGCTGCTGAGGGTCGTAATGTAACTGTCCTGACCGGAAAGATGGCTCCTCGCGCTCCATCCATTCCTCCGGCCGGAAGTCCGGGAAAAAGAAAGCGATTTCTCTGTGGGCCGACTCGGTCGAATctggaagaaaagaaagtgagatTTGAGCACAGCAGTTTTCAACATTTGCGTGAAACGAAAAGCCAAATATGACTCACATTCATCATTAAAGAGTATGATGTTAATATTAACAGTTAGCTAGCGTTAGCCACTAGCTTGCCACCATTAGcttcctttaactctttgactgccaaaaacgttaaataacgtttcgtaaaatcctatggaggagtgccaaagacgttaa is a window from the Vanacampus margaritifer isolate UIUO_Vmar chromosome 19, RoL_Vmar_1.0, whole genome shotgun sequence genome containing:
- the baalcb gene encoding LOW QUALITY PROTEIN: brain and acute leukemia cytoplasmic protein (The sequence of the model RefSeq protein was modified relative to this genomic sequence to represent the inferred CDS: deleted 2 bases in 1 codon), with the protein product MRTPRPHSWRLCQVSGRGNGGEEARVSAMGCGGSRTDALEPRYLESWTKETESTWLTGTDTDIPLSSIHSIPSDGSEACFASEKNHSPVPDFFEDGIPPPAQAYLKACSTASEASLSDVKPGGGGGSGGGPHDTLASPAQEGAPLSSATTVQRTSVLHTEEITKWQDNRMSTKQVTITVTQSIHQVDKNGKVRKSLTTYEVMKPAEAVKQVAALNT